AATTAGCTCATTTACTTTAGCGTACGAGCTAAGGGGTATGTCGCGATCtaagcgtatatataggtaatatccTATTATCAAAACTTAAGGCTACGtgcgctaagaattaggtgactgattagtcacctatggcctctttaagagcaacacttgtctattctagatagacatatATAATACATAACCTACTTTTAAAACACtctatataagcccgtataatAACTTCCTACACTTCTAACGTAATACGTAGTTCTAGTATAGTCCTTTGTCTAGGACAAGGTTTGCTTGTTCCGTATTTACTATCTAGACGATTAACGAGGAGTATGTCTTTGTTAGTTCGACGCtcctatatagctagacgGCCTTAGAGAAGCGTACTCCTAGGGATGTGCTCTAGTTCTATATTTGTAGCTAGGGGAGGTCCATTCCGACCTTAAAGGTtctagggaccccgtaggctATTACTTTCAATTGTTAGTAGGAGACCTTCGCTAACTTTACTACTTTAGTTATCTATTCCTTATACGTCTCGAGTCTTTATCGGTCTGTCTCCTATTCGGTAAAAAGCCTTACTACCCCCCTTAGCTCTACCTTCGCTCCTACGATCTCCTTCCGGCCGATTCTGTCTACGAGCTCCTTACTTGTAAGGCCCTCGAGTTCCCTTTTCTCCTCCGGGTCGGTAACGTAGACTCGGATCGCGTTGTTAGTCCTCTAGGGCTAGGCCGGGTAGTGTCCCGCGGCGATTATAGCCTACGTAGGGTTCTTCTGTTATGTTGCGTACTATATGGTCTAGTAGATCGTTCTTAGGGTCTAGTGTTCGAGTGCCTTAAGTATACTAAGGAGCTACGCGATTATATACTTATATACTCGGGCTGGGTGTTCGTCTTCGTCTAGCATTACCTAGGCTGCTTTGTACAATTCTGGACACGCGGAGGGGCCGGGGGCGGCTAGGGTTCGTTGTGCCTTTCCTAGGCCCTTAGTATATTATCGTTAGCTATTGTCTTACTATTGCTAGGTTGGTTATTAGCTTAGCTATTAAAGGGTTGGTTGCTGCTAGCTAGGTTCCTGTGTCGCATCCCCGTTTATAGAGATTTGGGTGTCCCTCGCGAGCTGCTTGATGCTCGCGAGTTGGGCTTGGGATCTAGTCTCCATGTCGCTGCACTTCAGCTACGGCTGAGGTTAGAAGTTGCCTAAATAGGCAATTCACCTCCGCGGCTCCGCAATTTCAGGGTCCAGTCGGACAGGAGGTGGATTCCTGTTTTCTGGTCGCTTTCCGCGGCAATTGCGCGGCCGCCAGCGCAGGCGCGCTGCTCTTGTTCTCGTTAGGTGATAGTCTTAATAGGCGCTTTCGAATGGTGCGTCGTGCGTGTCTCCGATCGATCCttgtgtctatatagacaataGCTTTGTATCCCTAAACTTTCAAATAGTTTGGGTCTGTATATAGTCTTCGAAGACATCCCCAGTCGTGGAATCGTGCAGAGAGTACTTCCCCCTGATATTCTTCGCAACGTCGTGTTCTGCTCGGAGTCCTTGCAACTTTTCACCAGTGCTCTGATCAACAGAGTCGGCGTAGAGTTCTTTAAGCTTCTCAGCCATAGAGAGGCCATCTTCCATGAATGGGAAATTGTGGTAGTCGTAGATTTCGTCGTCTTCTATCATTGTGTGCGACTGTGTGCTTCGGCGTGTATGCGCTGTGATCCGTGCGATGACGAGCACTGGGATGGAGTCACCAGAAGCGACAAAGCAGAGATTTGGGGTTTGGAAACACCAGAAAGTCGTCGTAGCCTGTGATTATGATAACTCATGAAGCAAGACACATTTGAGTACACATTAGATACTCTTGCAAGTTGTTGTGGTAAGGTCAGAAAGCTCGTTAGTCAAAACACGATTACGAAAAGGCACATTGCGCTTCATGGTAGCCGAATAAGATGCCTACCAGTAAAACACGTCAAAGATGAAGTCAAAGCGGAAAGTGCACGTAACATACATTGCTTTTCTGAGTCTGCCTGAATAAAGTTACATCCTTTTGCTAGAGTCTAAGCACGCAGAGCTGGATCCAAGCAGCGCCTTGCTGCAGTACAAGAGTGATGCAGCTCCGCTTGAAGATCATATGTTGGTCCTTCCCGGTCAAGCTTCGGCGAGGACAGTCGCGGTCCCAGCAGGCCATCTCAGCAGGCAGGTCACCGGATAGTGTACGGATGGGTTTCCCGTTCTGGCTTCGCACGACGAAGAGTGGAGCCTCTGCTGGGCTGAAATGAGGCAGATGTTTGCTATGTCAGGTAGGATCTCCAGAAGAACGTGTCGGCGACGGTCTGTCGTTTCTGGGCGCCGATTGGTGGCACTGTCCGCCCTGCCACGTACAAAAGCCATCTCATGCCCGTTGCCTGACTTCGCATCGCGTGTAACCTTTGCATGTAGCGCTCTTCCTGAACTGTCCTGGCCTTCTCCTTCACTCTCTCAATCCACCTAATATCTTGGTCTTGCAGGCTCTGGGCTGGGACTTCTTGTCACACTCCTCTCATCCCGACCCCTCTCCCTCAACCACTTCTTCGTCGACAACTCCAGCTCGCGATCCAGCTCCGCGCTCGGCTCCTTGCGATGAATGAAGTTGCAGAACCCACCTCTCACACATCCCTCGCCCGAGTTGAGCCTACAGCAAGCTTCCCGGAAGTCCGTCACCGGACTCAGCTCGCAGTAGATTGGCCTCGCCGCGTACCACCGACTGTTCAGCGCATCGCACGCCTTCTGCGCCGAATCCTCATACTTGAAGCGCGCGTACACGTTGCCAATCAAGTGATCATTGTTGTTGTCGCAGACGACCACCTCCTCGATCTCACCGTATTTGCACATCTCGCACCAGAAATCCTCGTAGAAAGCATCGAAGTGGTTCTGGAGCTGGGATGGGTTCA
This genomic window from Fulvia fulva chromosome 4, complete sequence contains:
- a CDS encoding Splicing factor U2AF subunit; protein product: MANYLASIFGTEQDKVNCSFYYKIGACRHGDRCSRKHVKPSYSQTVLLPNLYQNPAYDNKSRMNPSQLQNHFDAFYEDFWCEMCKYGEIEEVVVCDNNNDHLIGNVYARFKYEDSAQKACDALNSRWYAARPIYCELSPVTDFREACCRLNSGEGCVRGGFCNFIHRKEPSAELDRELELSTKKWLRERGRDERSVTRSPSPEPARPRY